From a region of the Mercurialis annua linkage group LG1-X, ddMerAnnu1.2, whole genome shotgun sequence genome:
- the LOC126655290 gene encoding probable pyridoxal 5'-phosphate synthase subunit PDX1: MAGTGVVAVYGNGAAIAETKKSPFSVKVGLAQMLRGGVIMDVVNAEQARIAEEAGACAVMALERVPADIRAQGGVARMSDPQLIKEIKQAITIPVMAKARIGHFVEAQILEVLGIDYIDESEVLTLADEEHHINKHNFHVPFVCGCRNLGEALRRIREGAAMIRTKGEAGTGNVVEAVRHVRSVMGDIRALRNMDEDEVFTFAKKIAAPYDLVMQTKQLGRLPVVQFAAGGVATPADAALMMQLGCDGVFVGSGVFKSGDPAKRARAIVQAVTHYSDAQLLADVSCGLGEAMVGINLNDSKVERFANRSE; the protein is encoded by the coding sequence atgGCCGGTACCGGTGTCGTCGCTGTCTACGGCAACGGAGCAGCAATAGCCGAGACCAAAAAATCCCCCTTCTCCGTAAAAGTCGGGCTCGCCCAGATGCTCCGCGGCGGAGTTATAATGGATGTCGTCAACGCCGAACAAGCCCGCATAGCCGAAGAAGCCGGTGCATGCGCCGTCATGGCTTTGGAACGTGTCCCCGCCGATATTCGTGCACAAGGCGGCGTCGCTCGGATGAGCGACCCGCAGCTTATCAAAGAAATTAAACAAGCCATCACTATCCCCGTCATGGCCAAGGCTCGTATCGGCCATTTCGTCGAGGCCCAGATCCTCGAAGTGCTCGGTATTGACTACATAGATGAGAGCGAAGTTCTTACATTAGCCGACGAGGAGCACCACATCAACAAGCATAATTTTCATGTTCCGTTCGTGTGCGGGTGTCGGAACTTGGGTGAGGCCTTACGTAGAATACGTGAAGGGGCGGCAATGATTCGGACAAAAGGCGAAGCCGGGACGGGTAACGTTGTCGAGGCGGTTCGCCATGTGAGGTCTGTGATGGGGGACATTAGGGCTTTGAGAAATATGGATGAAGATGAGGTCTTTACGTTTGCTAAAAAAATTGCTGCTCCGTATGACTTGGTTATGCAGACTAAGCAGTTGGGTAGGTTGCCTGTTGTTCAGTTTGCTGCTGGTGGTGTTGCGACTCCGGCCGACGCTGCACTTATGATGCAGTTGGGGTGTGATGGTGTTTTTGTTGGGTCTGGTGTGTTTAAGAGTGGGGATCCTGCGAAACGGGCGAGGGCTATTGTTCAGGCGGTGACTCATTATAGTGATGCTCAGTTGCTTGCTGATGTTAGCTGTGGACTTGGTGAAGCTATGGTTGGGATTAATTTGAATGATAGTAAGGTTGAGAGGTTTGCTAATAGGTCTGAATAG